One segment of Humidesulfovibrio mexicanus DNA contains the following:
- a CDS encoding DMT family transporter, with amino-acid sequence MASLAGMVCAASSAACFGMLAILGKLAYARGFAPAEILQYRFGLGALLLLVWFAATNRSVLRARPRTILKAAFLGVVLYPVQSLSFMTALKYIPASTTSLILYFYPVAVTLASSLLFKTRLDSVVAMSLLLLIAGCGLVFYDAFLRDINGTGLALATASMLIFSAYLIVLEWLLKGENPQSISFYCVLFAAVVYTILSPPIRFPELDMESKLLTLALGIVPTALAVTLLYRAVELIGSASASICSTLEPITTVLASALLLGEAVVPVQLAGMALILVGIVLPNAQALRLRRP; translated from the coding sequence ATGGCATCACTTGCAGGCATGGTCTGCGCAGCGTCATCGGCAGCGTGCTTCGGGATGCTGGCCATTTTGGGCAAGCTGGCCTACGCTCGCGGTTTTGCCCCGGCGGAGATACTCCAATACCGCTTCGGGCTGGGCGCACTTTTGCTGCTGGTTTGGTTCGCGGCAACGAACCGTTCTGTGCTGCGCGCCAGGCCCAGAACCATCCTCAAAGCCGCGTTCCTCGGCGTGGTTCTGTACCCGGTGCAGAGCCTGTCCTTCATGACAGCGCTCAAGTACATCCCCGCCTCCACCACCTCGCTCATCCTGTATTTTTATCCTGTCGCAGTCACGCTGGCCTCGTCCCTGCTGTTCAAGACCCGGCTGGACAGCGTGGTGGCCATGTCCCTGCTGCTCCTGATCGCAGGGTGCGGCTTGGTCTTCTACGATGCCTTTCTCCGGGACATCAACGGCACGGGGCTGGCGCTGGCCACAGCCTCCATGCTCATCTTTTCGGCGTACCTCATCGTGCTCGAATGGCTGCTCAAAGGCGAAAATCCGCAAAGCATCTCCTTCTATTGCGTGCTCTTCGCCGCAGTGGTCTACACCATCTTAAGCCCCCCGATACGGTTCCCGGAACTGGACATGGAGTCAAAGCTCCTGACCTTGGCCTTGGGCATCGTGCCCACGGCGTTGGCCGTCACCTTGCTGTACCGGGCCGTGGAACTCATCGGCAGCGCCAGCGCCTCCATCTGCTCCACTCTTGAGCCCATCACCACCGTGCTGGCCTCCGCGCTACTGCTCGGCGAAGCAGTCGTCCCTGTGCAGCTGGCAGGCATGGCGCTCATCCTCGTCGGCATTGTGCTGCCCAACGCCCAAGCCCTGCGTCTGCGCCGACCTTGA
- a CDS encoding PilZ domain-containing protein, with translation MDANRRRRSRVDTNISAELVLPSGEGIPLLTHNISLKGLLAMADAHVESGTLGIVRITLSPEAIIEIDCRVIRSDATGVAIDFIGMEPDSFLHLRNLVRFNAPDADQIDAELKHPAFD, from the coding sequence ATGGACGCCAACCGCCGCCGCCGCAGCCGCGTCGACACCAACATCTCCGCAGAACTCGTGTTGCCCTCCGGCGAGGGCATCCCCCTGCTGACGCACAACATCAGCCTCAAGGGCCTGCTTGCCATGGCCGATGCGCACGTCGAATCCGGCACGCTGGGAATTGTGCGCATCACCCTCAGTCCCGAGGCAATCATTGAAATCGACTGCCGCGTCATCCGCAGCGATGCGACGGGGGTGGCCATTGACTTCATAGGCATGGAGCCGGACAGCTTCCTGCATTTGCGCAATCTGGTGCGCTTCAACGCACCCGACGCCGACCAGATAGATGCCGAGCTCAAACACCCGGCCTTCGACTAG